GGGTGACGACGACGAAGCCGGCCGGGCCGATGTGCCGGCGGGCGGCGCGTACGAGTGCGGCGTGGCCGTCGTGGAGGGCGCCCATGGTCATGACGACGGCGGTACGGGCGGAGGGGGCTGCCTCCGGTGCGGCTGCCCGCGCGGTGCCGTGCCGGGCGAGCAGAGCGTCCAGCTCCGCGCGCGTGGAGGCCAGTTCGAGGCTCATCGTTCGCTCCCCGGCCGGCGGTCGCCGTCGGCGAGGACGTCCAGCAGGTCCTCGGCCAGCTCCGGCTTGAGCAGACCGTGGGCGAGGGCCCGGTCGGCCGTCGTACGGGCCATCGCCAGATAGCCGGGCACGGCGGCGGGCGCGTGCTCGCGCAGCTCGGCGACATGCGCGGCGACCGTGCCCGCGTCGCCGCGTGCCACAGGGCCGGTGAGCGCCGCGTCGCCGGAGCGCAGGGCATTGTCGAGGGCGGCGCCGAGGAGCGGGCCGAGCATCCTGTCCGGCGCCTCGACGCCCGCCTTGCCCAGCAGCTCCATCGCCTGTGCGACGAGGGTGACCAGGTGGTTCGCGCCGAGGGCCAGGGCCGCGTGGTAGAGCGGGCGGGCGTCCTCCTCGACCCACTCGGGCTCGCCGCCCATCTCGATGACCAACGCCTCGGCGGCCAGCCGCAGTTCGTCGGGGGCGGTGACTCCGAAGGAGCAGCCCGCGAGCCGCTGGACGTCCACGGAGGTGCCCGTGAACGTCATCGCGGGGTGGAGCGCGAGCGGCAGCGCGCCCGCGTGCAGCGCGGGCAGGAGCACCTTCGTGCCGTACCTCCCCGACGTGTGGACCAGCAGCTGTCCCGGACGGACGGCTCCGGTCTCGGCCAGCCCTTCGACCAGACCGGGAAGGGCGTCGTCCGGGACGGTCAGCAGCACCAGCTCCGCGCGGGCGAGCACTTCGGCGGGCGTCACGAGGGGCACCTCGGGCAGCAGGACGGCCGCCCTCCGTACGGAGGCGTCGGAGACGCCCGACGCGGCGACCGGGCGGTGTCCGGCGAGCCGGAGAGCGGCGGCCAGCGCCGGCCCGACGCGCCCGGAACCGACGACTCCGACCGTGAGCCGGGCGGGCCTGTCCCTCGGGTCACGAGGATCGAGGGGGACTGCTGATGAGTTCACGCGGCGGGGCCTTCCGTTCCAGTCCGCGACGGGTACCGGACGATTTCTCGCCATGCTACGCCAGCGTTTCGCGGCATTCCCCGACTGTCCACAGGGTGCGGGCGGCAGTAGTAAAAGCACTGGGCGGACCGCGCCCGGTGGACGATGATCCCACCATGGGAGAGACGAGCGAACAGGACGAACGACGGCGGCGGCTGGCCGCCTGGCATGCATCCGGACGGATCCTCTGGCGCGGCCACGCCGACCGGCCCGTCGGCGAACAGCTGGCCGCGCTCGCGGCCGACGCGTCGTCGGTCTACGACCTCGACGAGTGGGCTGACGTGTACGGGAACGGGGTCGTCGCCGAGCTGGAGAACCGGGTGGCGGCCCTCCTCGGTTTCCCGGCCGCCGCGTTCTTCCCGACGGGCACCATGGCGCAGCAGGTGGCACTGCGGTGCTGGGCGGGCCGCACCGGCAACGCGACCGTGGCCCTGCATCCGATGGCGCACCCGGAGGTGCACGAGGGCGGCGCCCTGTCGGTCGTGAGCGGCCTGCGGACGATCCATCCGACCTCCGAGCCCCGGCTGCCCACGGCCGAGGAGATCGAGGCCACGGACGAGCCGTTCGGCACGCTGATGCTGGAACTGCCGCTGCGCGACGCCGGGTTCGTACTGCCTACGTGGGACGAGCTCGTCGCGGTCGTGGCGGCGGCGCGTGAGCGCGACGCTGTGGTGCACTTCGACGGGGCGCGGCTGTGGGAGAGCGTGACGCATTTCGGCCGCCCGCTGGAGGAGATCGCGGGGCTCGCGGACAGCGTGTACGTGTCCTTCTACAAGTCTCTGGGCGCGATGTCCGGGGCGATGCTCGTGGGGTCCTCGACGCTGGTCGAGGAGGCGCGGGTGTGGCGGCATCGGTACGGAGGACAGGTCTTCCAGCAGTATCCGGCGGCGCTGTCCGCGCTGTTGGGGCTTGAGCGGGAGCTGCCGCGGCTGCCCTCGTACGTCGCCCACGCGCGCGTGGTCGCGGCGGCGCTGGCGGAAGAGCTCGCGGAGCCGTCGCGAGGATCAGGAGCCGGATCAGGAGCCGGATCAGGAGCGGTGTCCGCCGCGCCGTGGTTCCGGGTGCATCCCCAACAGCCGCACACCCACCAGTTCCAGGTCTGGCTCCCGTACGACGCCCGGGTGCTGAACGAGGCGGCCGTGCGGCAGGCCGAGGAGACGGGGGTGTCGCTCTTCCGCCGCTGGTTCGACTCGGGCTCCGGCCCGCCGGGTGTCTCTGTGACGGAGGTGACGGTCGCGGAGGCCGGGCTGGAGTGGACAGCGGACGACGTCCGGCAAGCGGTAGGGGAGTTCATGACCCGCGTGAAGGCGGAGGCTGAAGCAGCAGCGGAGGCGAGGGACCGGCCCGCCGATTGACGGGCGCCGTCAATCGTCCGCCGCGCTGTCAGTGGTGGCGTGCAGCATGGATGCATGAGCGTGACCATCGACATCACCGGGCTGCCCCACGAGCGGATCGTCTTCGGACCGTCCCCGCTCGCCGAGCTGGCCGCGGCCCTTCACGCCCTGTCCGAGCCCGGACACCACGCCCGGCTCCACGCCTGGATCACGTCCACCTCCGCCGGGCTCAAGCCCGAGCTGGCCGACCGGCTGCACGAGGCGGACTTCCTGTGGCGGTCCGCCCGCTCCGACATCCTGCTGCCCCCCTGCCCCCGCGAGACGCTGGCCGAGGAGCTGGACGACCTCGACACGATGCCCGACGAGCAGTACGTGGCGGCGGCGCTGGAGATCTCCTGCGCCAGTCAGTACGGCGCGGGCGCCCCGTCCCCGCTGGTGGACGCCCCCACGCGGGAGCGCGCGCTGGAGCTGGCCGCGACGCGCGGACCGCGCCGGTCCGCCTTCGTACGGCGCATGCTGACCGATCCGCCCGCCGTCCGGGCATGGATACGGCGGCTGATGGAGGACTGCGACCAGGCGTTCTTCGCCGAGACCTGGCAGCGGGTCCGGGTCCAACTGGCCGCCGACGCCCGGCACAAGACCGACCTGCTGCGGCGCAAGGGACTCGCGGAAGCCGTCGCCGCCGTCTCGTCCGCCGTGAGCCTGGAGGAGACGGGCACCGCCGTCGTCGTGGACAAGCTCTCGTCGGGCCGCACGAGCGCCGCGGGATCGGGCCTGACCTTCCTGCCCACCGCCTTCGGGTGGCCGCATCTGATCGCGCTGCACGCGCCCGGCTGGCAGCCGGTCGTGCAGTACCCGGTGGGCAGCCCGGAGCCGTCCGGCGGCGCGCCCTCAGTGGAGACGGTCAAGCTCCGCCTTGAGGCGGTCGCGCACCCCATGCGGATGCGGCTGTGCCGGAGCCTCGCGCGGGGCGAGTATTCGACGAGCGAGCTGGCCGACACGTGCGGGATAACGGCGCCGGAGGTGTCCCGGCATCTTTCCGTGATACGCAAGGCGGGCCTGCTGACGACCCGCCGCCGTGGGCGCTATGTGCTGCACCAGCTGGATGTGACCCTTGTGGCACGGCTCGGCAGCGACTTCCTTGAGGGTGTGCTGCGCTGACGGCTGTCGGTGCTCGGGGCGAGCCGCGTCCCCGCCGACGCGGCGATGGTGTCGGCGACCTGAGGGATCGTCACGCCGTCCGTACGGATGCGCTCGGCGAGCAGGGCGAAGTGGCGTACCTCCCCGGCAGCCGCCGTGCGATCTCGTGCGCGGTCCGCGTCTTACCGCCGCCGAAGAGCCCGTTGATCCGCAGGAGCATCAGACGGCGCCGCCTCCGGCGCGCACCAGCCCGGACTCGTACGCGAGCACCACGACCTGCACCCGGTCGCGCAGGCCGAGCTTGGTGAGGATGCGGCCGACATGGGTCTTCACGGTCGCCTCGGAGAGGACCAGCCGGGCGGCGATCTCGCCGTTCGACAGGCCCTGGGCGACCAACAGCATGACCTCGCGCTCGCGGCCGGTCAGCCGCTCCAGCGCGCCGGTGGCCGCGGCGCTCTCCCGGCCGCTCGGCAGCATGGCCGAGAAGCGGTCGAGCAGCCGCCGGGTCGTGGACGGCGCGACGACCGCGTCGCCGCTGTGCACGGCGCGGATCGCGCTCAGCAGCTCGGACGGCGGCACGTCCTTGAGCATGAAGCCGCTGGCGCCCGCCTTGAGCCCGGAGAAGGCGTACTCGTCGAGGTCGAACGTCGTCAGGATGAGCACCTTGGGCGCGCCGGGCTCCGCGCAGATGCGCCGGGTCGCCTCCACACCGTCCAGCCGTGGCATGCGTACGTCCATGAGGACGACGTCCACGGCGGTGGCGCGCAGATTCTCGATCGCCTCCGCGCCGTCGCCCGCCTCCGCGACGACCTCCATGTCCGGCTGTGCGGCCAGCACCATACGAAAACCGGTGCGCAGCAGCACCTGGTCATCGACGAGCATCACGCGGATCGACATCGGCGGGGTTCCTTCTCCGTAGGAGGGCGGTCGGTCGGTGACTGTTCAGGAGTTCAGTTCGGAGGGGTTCAGTGCGCGGGCTTCAACGGAAGCAGCGCGCTGATCCGGAAGCCGCCCCCCGGCCGCGGCCCCGCGTCGAGCGTGCCGCCGACCATGCCGACGCGCTCCCGCATCCCGATGAGGCCGTGCCCCCGGCCGTCCGCGCCACCGTCCACGTACAGATCGTGGCCCGCGCCGCGCCCGTCGTCCTCGACCAGGAGTCCCAGCCCGTCGTCGAAGTAGACCAGACGGACGCTGGCTCCCACATCGGGTCCGCCGTGCTTACGGCTGTTCGTCAGCGCTTCCTGCACGATCCGGTACGCGGTGAGCTCCACGCCGCTCGGCAGCGACCGGGGGGTGCCCTCGACCTTGAAGTCCACGGTGAGCCCCGCCGACCGCACCTGCTCGACCAGGTCCTCTATCTGCTGGACGTCGGGCTGCGGCACGTACTCGCCGCTCTCCTTGACGTCGCCGGTCCGCAGCACACCGAGCAGCCGGCGCATCTCGGCCAGCGCCTGCCGTCCGGTGCCCGAGATGGTCTCCAGGGCCTGCCTGGCCTGTTCGGGCGCGGTGTCCAGGACGTAGGCGGCGCCGTCGGCCTGGACGACCATCACCGAGACGTTGTGCGCGACGACGTCGTGCAGCTCGCGGGCGATCCGCGCGCGCTCGGCGGCCACCGCGACCTTGGCCTGCGCCTCCCGCTCCTTCTCCAGCCGGGTCGCACGCTCCTCCAGCTGAGCGAAGTACGCGCGGCGGGTACGGACGGAGTCGCCGAGTACCCAGGCGAGTGCGAAGGGCAGCGCCAGCACGACGGTGAGGAAGAACTGCCCGCCGGCGCTCTCCTCGCTCGCGGGCCAGCGCAGTTGGGCCAGCGGCGCCGCGGCGAGGCCGCCGATCAGCGCCAGCTGGGTGGCCCAGCGCGGGCCGCCCCGTGCGGCGACCGTGTAGATGAGCGCCAGCATGGCGAAGTTGGCCGGATTGGGCCGCACGCTGGTCAGCAGCTGGACCACACCCAGACCGGCCACGAGCAGCAGCATCTTCTCCGGATGGCGTCGGCGCAGCGCGACGCTCAGCGACAGCAGCAGAACGATCACCGCGGCAACGGCCTTCGGCTCGGCGCCGACACCCGCCTGCACAACCACCCACAGCATGGAAAACCCGAAGAGCACCACAGCCCAGAAGCTGTCGACGCCCGTCGGGTGTCTACGGAGAAAGTCATAGAGACGCTGCACGTAACCCAGCGTAGGGAAGCCACAAAGGTAGAAGGGTCAACCGGAGGGCCGATCCGGTCGGCCGGGGAGTACTCCCCAAGGTGGAGACTGGGCCCGTGACGGATGAGACGTGTAAGCACGACGGGGCCGTGGGGGCTCCGTGGGGCGTGGAGGCCCGCGGATGGGCCGCGGCGATGGAGAGCGCCCTGTACGGCCCGGAGGGCTTCTACCGGCGCCCTGAGGGGCCTGCCGGGCACTTCCGCACCTCCGTGCACGCCTCATCGCTCTTCGCGTCGGCCGTCGCGAAGCTTCTGGCGGCGACCGCCGAGGCGCTGGATACCGACGAGATCGCCCTGGTCGACATGGGCGCGGGGCGCGGGGAACTGCTGACCGGTGTCCTCGCCGCCGTACCGGACGGGCTGACCGTACGGCCGTACGCCGTCGAGCGGGCCCTACGACCGCCGGGACTCGATCCGCGCGTCGAGTGGACCGACAGGCCGCCGACCGGGGTGCGGGGGCTGCTGTTCGCCAACGAGTGGCTGGACAACGTGCCCGTGGACGTCGCCGAGGTGGGGCCAGACGGGACGGTGCGGTACGTCCTGGTGGGCCCCGACGGCACGGAGCGGCCCGGGACCCCGGTCGAAGGCCCGGACGCGCGGTGGCTGGCGCGCTGGTGGCCGATGGACGGGCCGGGCGCGCGGGCGGAGATCGGCCGCACTCGTGACGAGGCGTGGGCCGCCGCCGTGGCGACGCTGGACCAGGGTCTCGCGGTGGCCGTCGACTACGCGCACGTACGCGGCGACCGGCCGCTGTTCGGGACGCTGTCCGGCTTCCGGGGCGGCCGCGAGGTACGGCCGGTACCGGACGGCACCCGCGACATCACCGCCCATGTCGCACTGGACGCGTGCGCGGCGGCCGCAAGCCCGGGAGGCGCGGCGGCCTTCGTACTGAGCCAGCGCGAGGCCCTGCACCGCCTCGGCGTCAGCGGTGAGCGCCCGCCGCTCTCCCTCGCCACGACCGACCCCGCCTCCTACGTACGCGCGCTCGCCGCCGCCGGCGAGGCCGCCGAACTGACCGCGCGGGGCGGCCTCGGGGACTTCGGCTGGCTGATGCTTCCGGTCGGTACGGCTCTGAGAGACTGGCCCGCATGACGGAGACCACCCGCACGACGACGGTCGGCATCGGCGGCGCGGCCGAGAGCACGGACATGGTGCTCAACATCGGGCCCCAGCACCCCTCGACGCACGGTGTGCTCCGACTGCGGCTGGTACTCGACGGCGAGGTGATCCGGGAGGCCGAGCCGGTCATCGGGTACATGCACCGGGGCGCCGAGAAGCTGTTCGAGGCGCGGGACTACCGCCAGATCATCATGCTCGCCAACCGCCACGACTGGCTGTCGGCGTTCGCCAACGAGCTGGGTGTGGTGATGGCCGTCGAGCGCATGCTCGGCATGGAGGTGCCGCAGCGCGCCGTCTGGACCCGGACCCTGCTCGCCGAGCTGAACCGGATGCTCAACCATCTGATGTTCCTCGGCTCCTACCCCCTCGAACTGGGCGGGATCACCCCGGTGTTCCACGCCTTCCGGGAGCGCGAGGAGCTGCAGGCCGTCATGGAGGAGATCTCCGGCGGCCGGATGCACTTCATGTTCAACCGGGTCGGCGGTCTCAAGGAGGACCTGCCCGCGGGCTGGCTGGACCGCGCCAGGCACGCGGTCGCCCAGGTCCGTTCGCGGATGGACGTCTACGACAGGCTGGTCCTCGGCAACGAGATCTTCCGGGGCCGCACCCGTGGCGTGGGGGTCCTGGCGGCGAAAACCGTGCACGCGTACGGGGTTTCGGGGCCGATCGCGCGGGCCTCGGGCGTCGACTTCGACCTGCGCCGCGACGAGCCGTACCTCGCGTACGGCGAACTCCAGGACACGCTTAAGGTCGTCACCCGCGAGGAGGGCGACTGCCTGGCCCGCTTCGAGTGCCTGCTGGGCCAGACCCACAATTCGCTCGACCTCGCGGACGCGTGCCTGGACCGCATCGCCGGCCTGGAGCCCGGTCCGGTCAACCAGCGGCTGCCCAAGGTCCTCAAGGCGCCGGAGGGACACACGTACGCCTGGACCGAGAATCCGCTCGGCATCAACGGCTACTACCTGGTGTCGAAGGGCGAGAAGACCCCGTACCGGCTGAAGCTGCGCTCGGCGTCCTTCAACAACATCCAGGCCCTGACCGAGCTGCTGCCGGGCACTCTGGTCGCCGACATGGTGGCGATCCTCGGCTCGCTCTTCTTCGTCGTCGGCGACATCGACAAGTAGTAGCGGGGCGCGCTGCGGCCGGCCGGTGCTGCCGTGGTGCGAGATCTCCGCGTCGGCCTGAGGCTGGTTGAGGGGGCGCGGACAGGTGTCCGCGGCGTTCCCGCGCAGGCCGGCCGCTGGCGCGCCGCACCGTCGTCAGCGATCCGCGCGGTCAGGGCCACCTCACGGCTCACTCGGCGCTGATCGGTGTCGAGCGCGTCCTGGGTCTGGACGGTGGTACGCCTCCGGCGGCCGGACTGGTACTGCCGGAGAGCGCGATCGACCCGGCACGGGCGGTCGCCCGCCTGCGGGATTCCGGCGTCACGGTCACCACCGAACCGCTCGAAGC
The nucleotide sequence above comes from Streptomyces sp. NBC_01716. Encoded proteins:
- a CDS encoding response regulator transcription factor; its protein translation is MSIRVMLVDDQVLLRTGFRMVLAAQPDMEVVAEAGDGAEAIENLRATAVDVVLMDVRMPRLDGVEATRRICAEPGAPKVLILTTFDLDEYAFSGLKAGASGFMLKDVPPSELLSAIRAVHSGDAVVAPSTTRRLLDRFSAMLPSGRESAAATGALERLTGREREVMLLVAQGLSNGEIAARLVLSEATVKTHVGRILTKLGLRDRVQVVVLAYESGLVRAGGGAV
- a CDS encoding Rossmann-like and DUF2520 domain-containing protein produces the protein MARNRPVPVADWNGRPRRVNSSAVPLDPRDPRDRPARLTVGVVGSGRVGPALAAALRLAGHRPVAASGVSDASVRRAAVLLPEVPLVTPAEVLARAELVLLTVPDDALPGLVEGLAETGAVRPGQLLVHTSGRYGTKVLLPALHAGALPLALHPAMTFTGTSVDVQRLAGCSFGVTAPDELRLAAEALVIEMGGEPEWVEEDARPLYHAALALGANHLVTLVAQAMELLGKAGVEAPDRMLGPLLGAALDNALRSGDAALTGPVARGDAGTVAAHVAELREHAPAAVPGYLAMARTTADRALAHGLLKPELAEDLLDVLADGDRRPGSER
- a CDS encoding SAM-dependent methyltransferase — translated: MESALYGPEGFYRRPEGPAGHFRTSVHASSLFASAVAKLLAATAEALDTDEIALVDMGAGRGELLTGVLAAVPDGLTVRPYAVERALRPPGLDPRVEWTDRPPTGVRGLLFANEWLDNVPVDVAEVGPDGTVRYVLVGPDGTERPGTPVEGPDARWLARWWPMDGPGARAEIGRTRDEAWAAAVATLDQGLAVAVDYAHVRGDRPLFGTLSGFRGGREVRPVPDGTRDITAHVALDACAAAASPGGAAAFVLSQREALHRLGVSGERPPLSLATTDPASYVRALAAAGEAAELTARGGLGDFGWLMLPVGTALRDWPA
- a CDS encoding sensor histidine kinase; this translates as MQRLYDFLRRHPTGVDSFWAVVLFGFSMLWVVVQAGVGAEPKAVAAVIVLLLSLSVALRRRHPEKMLLLVAGLGVVQLLTSVRPNPANFAMLALIYTVAARGGPRWATQLALIGGLAAAPLAQLRWPASEESAGGQFFLTVVLALPFALAWVLGDSVRTRRAYFAQLEERATRLEKEREAQAKVAVAAERARIARELHDVVAHNVSVMVVQADGAAYVLDTAPEQARQALETISGTGRQALAEMRRLLGVLRTGDVKESGEYVPQPDVQQIEDLVEQVRSAGLTVDFKVEGTPRSLPSGVELTAYRIVQEALTNSRKHGGPDVGASVRLVYFDDGLGLLVEDDGRGAGHDLYVDGGADGRGHGLIGMRERVGMVGGTLDAGPRPGGGFRISALLPLKPAH
- a CDS encoding DUF5937 family protein codes for the protein MSVTIDITGLPHERIVFGPSPLAELAAALHALSEPGHHARLHAWITSTSAGLKPELADRLHEADFLWRSARSDILLPPCPRETLAEELDDLDTMPDEQYVAAALEISCASQYGAGAPSPLVDAPTRERALELAATRGPRRSAFVRRMLTDPPAVRAWIRRLMEDCDQAFFAETWQRVRVQLAADARHKTDLLRRKGLAEAVAAVSSAVSLEETGTAVVVDKLSSGRTSAAGSGLTFLPTAFGWPHLIALHAPGWQPVVQYPVGSPEPSGGAPSVETVKLRLEAVAHPMRMRLCRSLARGEYSTSELADTCGITAPEVSRHLSVIRKAGLLTTRRRGRYVLHQLDVTLVARLGSDFLEGVLR
- a CDS encoding NADH-quinone oxidoreductase subunit D gives rise to the protein MTETTRTTTVGIGGAAESTDMVLNIGPQHPSTHGVLRLRLVLDGEVIREAEPVIGYMHRGAEKLFEARDYRQIIMLANRHDWLSAFANELGVVMAVERMLGMEVPQRAVWTRTLLAELNRMLNHLMFLGSYPLELGGITPVFHAFREREELQAVMEEISGGRMHFMFNRVGGLKEDLPAGWLDRARHAVAQVRSRMDVYDRLVLGNEIFRGRTRGVGVLAAKTVHAYGVSGPIARASGVDFDLRRDEPYLAYGELQDTLKVVTREEGDCLARFECLLGQTHNSLDLADACLDRIAGLEPGPVNQRLPKVLKAPEGHTYAWTENPLGINGYYLVSKGEKTPYRLKLRSASFNNIQALTELLPGTLVADMVAILGSLFFVVGDIDK
- a CDS encoding threonine aldolase family protein; translation: MGETSEQDERRRRLAAWHASGRILWRGHADRPVGEQLAALAADASSVYDLDEWADVYGNGVVAELENRVAALLGFPAAAFFPTGTMAQQVALRCWAGRTGNATVALHPMAHPEVHEGGALSVVSGLRTIHPTSEPRLPTAEEIEATDEPFGTLMLELPLRDAGFVLPTWDELVAVVAAARERDAVVHFDGARLWESVTHFGRPLEEIAGLADSVYVSFYKSLGAMSGAMLVGSSTLVEEARVWRHRYGGQVFQQYPAALSALLGLERELPRLPSYVAHARVVAAALAEELAEPSRGSGAGSGAGSGAVSAAPWFRVHPQQPHTHQFQVWLPYDARVLNEAAVRQAEETGVSLFRRWFDSGSGPPGVSVTEVTVAEAGLEWTADDVRQAVGEFMTRVKAEAEAAAEARDRPAD